The following are encoded together in the Perca flavescens isolate YP-PL-M2 chromosome 22, PFLA_1.0, whole genome shotgun sequence genome:
- the pi15a gene encoding peptidase inhibitor 15-A isoform X2 produces MKNQLFAVDLILLCVSCGASALATTIPAVSTSLPAANFTNLGAAHSYGTDTTTMSKSRRKRYISQNDMLAILDYHNKVRGKVFPPASNMEYMVWDETLAKTAEDWAHACLWEHGPPHLLRFLGQNLSVRTGRYRSILQLVKPWYDEVKDYSFPYPRDCNPRCPLRCYGPMCTHYTQMVWATSNKVGCAVHTCHNMNVWGSVWKRATYLVCNYSPKGNWIGEAPYKVGVPCSACPPSYGGSCSNNMCFPALKTNYLHWFK; encoded by the exons atgaaaaatcAGTTATTTGCCGTAGACCTAATACTTCTGTGCGTATCTTGCGGAGCAAGTGCATTGGCAACAACTATTCCTGCTGTCTCCACGTCCTTGCCAGCCGCCAATTTCACCAATCTAGGCGCAGCGCACAGCTATGGAACCGACACCACGACTATGTCCAAAAGCAGGAGGAAGCGTTACATTAGTCAGAACGACATGCTTGCCATTCTTGACTACCATAACAAAGTAAGAGGGAAGGTGTTTCCCCCAGCTTCCAATATGGAATACATG GTGTGGGACGAAACCCTGGCTAAGACAGCCGAGGACTGGGCTCATGCCTGCTTGTGGGAGCACGGGCCACCTCACCTCCTCAGGTTCCTGGGTCAAAACCTCTCAGTCAGGACAGGACG CTATCGATCCATTCTCCAGCTGGTGAAGCCTTGGTACGATGAGGTCAAGGATTACTCCTTTCCCTACCCCCGCGACTGCAACCCTCGATGCCCTCTCAGATGCTATGGACCCATGTGTACCCATTATACACAG ATGGTGTGGGCAACATCCAACAAAGTAGGCTGTGCTGTTCACACGTGTCATAATATGAACGTATGGGGCTCAGTGTGGAAACGGGCGACGTATTTAGTTTGCAACTACTCACCCAA GGGCAACTGGATCGGAGAGGCTCCCTACAAAGTAGGTGTACCCTGCTCCGCCTGCCCTCCCAGCTACGGGGGCTCCTGCAGCAACAACATGTGCTTCCCCGCTCTCAAGACAAACTACCTGCACTGGTTCAAATAA
- the pi15a gene encoding peptidase inhibitor 15-A isoform X1 — protein MSLVFLSCVGDHSKTRDILSAVSKKTNMKNQLFAVDLILLCVSCGASALATTIPAVSTSLPAANFTNLGAAHSYGTDTTTMSKSRRKRYISQNDMLAILDYHNKVRGKVFPPASNMEYMVWDETLAKTAEDWAHACLWEHGPPHLLRFLGQNLSVRTGRYRSILQLVKPWYDEVKDYSFPYPRDCNPRCPLRCYGPMCTHYTQMVWATSNKVGCAVHTCHNMNVWGSVWKRATYLVCNYSPKGNWIGEAPYKVGVPCSACPPSYGGSCSNNMCFPALKTNYLHWFK, from the exons ATGTCTCTGGTTTTTCTGTCCTGCGTTGGAG ATCACTCCAAGACGCGGGATATTCTGTCTGCGgtttccaaaaaaacaaacatgaaaaatcAGTTATTTGCCGTAGACCTAATACTTCTGTGCGTATCTTGCGGAGCAAGTGCATTGGCAACAACTATTCCTGCTGTCTCCACGTCCTTGCCAGCCGCCAATTTCACCAATCTAGGCGCAGCGCACAGCTATGGAACCGACACCACGACTATGTCCAAAAGCAGGAGGAAGCGTTACATTAGTCAGAACGACATGCTTGCCATTCTTGACTACCATAACAAAGTAAGAGGGAAGGTGTTTCCCCCAGCTTCCAATATGGAATACATG GTGTGGGACGAAACCCTGGCTAAGACAGCCGAGGACTGGGCTCATGCCTGCTTGTGGGAGCACGGGCCACCTCACCTCCTCAGGTTCCTGGGTCAAAACCTCTCAGTCAGGACAGGACG CTATCGATCCATTCTCCAGCTGGTGAAGCCTTGGTACGATGAGGTCAAGGATTACTCCTTTCCCTACCCCCGCGACTGCAACCCTCGATGCCCTCTCAGATGCTATGGACCCATGTGTACCCATTATACACAG ATGGTGTGGGCAACATCCAACAAAGTAGGCTGTGCTGTTCACACGTGTCATAATATGAACGTATGGGGCTCAGTGTGGAAACGGGCGACGTATTTAGTTTGCAACTACTCACCCAA GGGCAACTGGATCGGAGAGGCTCCCTACAAAGTAGGTGTACCCTGCTCCGCCTGCCCTCCCAGCTACGGGGGCTCCTGCAGCAACAACATGTGCTTCCCCGCTCTCAAGACAAACTACCTGCACTGGTTCAAATAA